One Euphorbia lathyris chromosome 1, ddEupLath1.1, whole genome shotgun sequence DNA segment encodes these proteins:
- the LOC136230807 gene encoding protein EXECUTER 2, chloroplastic — translation MTSANTMGLGQAMTTVPQLKPSCCIDFSANKSTNFSFVFSWRFSSLQHNHIAKNRNTKSSSFSSIKNRDNSGLNCCRCSSSDSNSSNVTAAATSSLEWDWNRWTRHFSEMEQAESFASVLKFQLEEAIEKEDFQEAVKLKMSIAEVTTKDSVAEIMSELKNAIEEERYHDASRLCKYTGSGLVGWWVGYSTDSEDPFGRLVQVKPGVGRFVGRSYSPRQLVTASPGTPLFEIFVVKDTDEQYVMQVVCLQRAKGVSTNSSSSLLKSVRKPSTSEVEKASAVEIQGNEVEAEKNEEKGINIEGATEEGIKSVINFLKDKIPGLKVKVMNISASEEVIEENDSVKQLMQEDDDKTSSESSEDETDNLEEIQPGGVSLEGGDDPLEEGKDLDMKLFIGGVVHNEDDTPSKDEFVRLPAEVNDMERDSFVLHIPNKSRNYESKESKAARVKVAALAAKGVSELMPPDVAKAFWSADKVSSKVSRDVREIVKLAVSQAQKQSHLPNYTNFSRITTSNNNFDPFDGLYVGAFGPYGTEVVQLRRKFGHWNADDKSSDVEFFEYVEAVKLTGDLNVPAGKVTFRAKIGKASRVSTRGMYPDELGAVATYKGQGRIAEFGFRNPQWVDGELLQLSGKGIGPYVKGADLGFLYVIPEQSFLVLFNRLQLPE, via the exons ATGACATCGGCAAATACAATGGGTTTGGGCCAAGCAATGACCACAGTGCCTCAGTTGAAGCCGTCTTGTTGCATAGATTTCTCAGCTAACAAATCCACCAATTTCAGCTTCGTTTTCAGTTGGCGATTTTCTTCTCTGCAACATAACCATATCGCCAAGAACAGGAACACCaaatcttcttctttttcttctattAAGAATCGCGATAATTCTGGTCTTAATTGCTGCCGTTGCAGTAGTAGTGATAGCAATAGCAGTAATGTTACAGCTGCtgcaacttcttccttggagtGGGATTGGAATAGATGGACCCGCCATTTCTCTGAGATGGAGCAAGCTGAGAGCTTCGCCTCTGTCCTCAAG TTCCAACTTGAAGAAGCAATCGAGAAGGAAGACTTCCAAGAAGCTGTGAAGTTGAAAATGTCTATTGCAGAAGTTACTACAAAGGATAGTGTTGCCGAAATAATGTCTGAGTTGAAG AATGCGATAGAGGAAGAGCGATACCATGATGCATCACGATTGTGCAAATACACAGGCAGTGGATTG GTTGGTTGGTGGGTTGGGTATTCAACAGATTCTGAAGATCCGTTTGGCAGACTTGTTCAAGTAAAACCTGGAGTTGGTAGATTTGTTGGCAGGAGTTACAGTCCAAG GCAGTTGGTGACTGCATCTCCTGGGACCCCACTATTTGAAATTTTTGTAGTTAAAGATACAGATGAACAATACGTTATGCAG GTTGTATGCCTGCAACGAGCTAAAGGAGTTTCCACGAACTCCTCTAGTTCACTTTTAAAATCTGTTAGAAAGCCATCTACTTCTGAAGTTGAGAAGGCATCTGCAGTAGAGATTCAGGGAAATGAAGTCGAGGCagagaaaaatgaagagaaGGGAATCAATATTGAGGGAGCAACAGAGGAAGGGATAAAAAGTGTGATAAATTTTCTTAAAGATAAGATCCCGGGTTTGAAGGTAAAAGTAATGAATATCAGTGCCAGCGAGGAGGTGATAGAGGAAAATGATTCTGTAAAGCAGTTGATGCAAGAAGATGATGATAAGACATCTAGTGAGAGTTCTGAAGACGAAACTGATAATTTGGAAGAGATTCAGCCTGGTGGAGTTTCTCTTGAAGGTGGTGATGATCCCTTAGAAGAAGGAAAGGATTTGGATATGAAGCTTTTTATTGGTGGAGTAGTACATAATGAAGATGATACTCCTAGTAAGGATGAGTTTGTGCGTCTTCCAGCCGAAGTTAATGACATGGAGCGAGATTCTTTTGTACTTCACATCCCTAATAAAAGTCGAAATTATGAAAGTAAAGAAAGTAAGGCAGCCAGGGTAAAAGTGGCAGCTTTAGCAGCTAAAGGTGTATCTGAGCTAATGCCTCCAGATGTTGCAAAAGCATTCTGGAGTgctgataaagtttcttcaaag GTTTCCAGGGATGTACGTGAAATCGTCAAACTTGCTGTTAGCCAAGCTCAGAAGCAAAGCCATTTACCTAACTATACAAATTTCAGTAGAATTACCACATCCAATAATAATTTTGATCCATTTGATG GCCTATATGTTGGCGCATTTGGCCCTTATGGAACAGAGGTAGTACAATTGAGACGAAAATTTGGTCACTGGAATGCAGATGATAAGTCCTCAGATGTGGAGTTCTTTGAGTATGTTGAAGCAGTGAAACTAACTGGGGATCTTAATGTTCCTGCTGGCAAG GTGACTTTTCGTGCCAAGATTGGAAAGGCGAGTCGTGTTTCTACCCGTGGGATGTATCCAGATGAATTAGGAGCG GTTGCGACTTACAAAGGCCAAGGAAGAATAGCAGAATTTGGGTTCCGAAATCCACAATGGGTAGATGGTGAACTTCTCCAACTTAGTGGGAAG GGCATTGGACCATATGTGAAAGGTGCAGATCTTGGTTTCCTTTATGTTATCCCAGAGCAAAGTTTCTTGGTCCTGTTTAACCGATTGCAACTACCAGAGTAA
- the LOC136230819 gene encoding E3 ubiquitin-protein ligase SIS3, which translates to MALRGFDFKWYDGFFLSMLATSVIIVAINWERYHLCIYPLHIWIVVDYMTVFVFRLLMFIDNGLAAGMGLDFGWQQRYARFCGRIVVLSILSLLLYPFLWAWTIIGTLWFKTARNCLPEEGQKWGFLIWLLFSYCGLLGLAVQSIGKWLTRREAHLLRAQQGIPVSEYGVFVDMIRVPNWAFEAAGQEMRGMGQDTAAYHPGLYLTPTQRDAVEALIQELPKFRLKAVPTDCSECPICLEEFHEGNEVRGLPCAHNFHVGCIDEWLRLNVKCPRCRCSVFPNLDLSALSNIRDPEQPSATTVVTTTRYMRSQPSSQSYLLRLQGLLWPVRVGNAGPGSDVDGDVEDVEAIENGRGALATGVEPLPASEH; encoded by the exons ATGGCACTCAGAGGCTTCGATTTCAAGTG GTATGATGGGTTCTTCTTGTCGATGCTGGCAACCAGTGT AATCATTGTTGCAATCAATTGGGAAAGATATCATCTTTGTATATACCCTTTACACATATGGATTGTG GTCGATTATATGACTGTTTTTGTTTTTCGCCTGTTGATGTTCATAGATAACGGACTTGCTGCTGGAATGGGTTT GGATTTTGGGTGGCAGCAGCGATATGCCCGATTTTGTGGAAGAATAGTGGTTCTTTCAATTCTATCCCTGCTTCTGTATCCATTTCTTTGGGCTTGGACTATAATTGGCACACTATGGttcaaaactgcaagaaattgT TTGCCAGAAGAAGGTCAGAAATGGGGCTTCCTTATTTGGTTGCTTTTCAGCTACTGTGGACTACTTGGCCTTGCCGTGCAGTCTATAGGAAAG TGGCTGACACGGAGGGAAGCACATCTTTTGCGTGCTCAGCAGGGGATTCCTGTTTCAGAATACGGG GTTTTCGTCGACATGATCCGGGTGCCAAATTGGGCATTTGAAGCTGCAGGTCAAGAAATGAGGGGCATGGGTCAAGATACTGCAGCTTACCACCCTGGACTCTATTTGACTCCTACTCAG agAGACGCCGTAGAGGCACTCATTCAGGAACTCCCAAAGTTCAGGCTCAAGGCTGTTCCTACTGATTGCAGCGAATGTCCCATCTGCCTAGAAGAGTTCCATGAAGGGAATGAG GTCCGCGGTTTGCCTTGTGCACATAATTTTCACGTAGGATGCATAGATGAGTGGCTTCGGCTGAATGTGAAATGTCCACGATGTCGTTGCTCAGTTTTCCCGAACCTTGACCTTAGTGCCTTGTCCAATATTCGTGATCCTGAACAGCCTTCTGCAACAACGGTTGTAACGACCACCCGTTACATGAGATCCCAACCTTCCAGCCAGAGCTATCTGTTGAGATTACAGGGTTTGCTTTGGCCTGTCCGTGTGGGAAATGCAGGACCTGGCAGTGATGTAGATGGCGACGTGGAAGACGTGGAAGCTATTGAGAATGGACGTGGCGCTCTAGCAACTGGTGTGGAACCATTACCAGCATCTGAACACTAG